From a single Apium graveolens cultivar Ventura chromosome 2, ASM990537v1, whole genome shotgun sequence genomic region:
- the LOC141689405 gene encoding protein DETOXIFICATION 17-like yields the protein MLLLRITFVCYGSYPTLLNPVLSWCCCKVFGNFLNSPWKHTSENVFYVIYNKKIFYIGSIRISNELGAGNPKAARRTVWVVMVLGVTEVSISAAVLFSLRYVLGRAFVSDKQIVEYVRRMTPFVCLTMILDNFQSILSGVARGTGWQTLGACVNLGSYYVVGIPVAILLGFQAHLKAKGLWIGIVAGALVQSILLAIITCFTDWKKEVDKTRERVVDLKVNVNERGRVLPSGSLQVEEMTSF from the exons ACTTTTGTA TGTTACGGTAGCTATCCTACATTACTTAACCCCGTACTCTCTTGGTGTTGCTGCAAGGTGTTTGGAAACTTTCTTAATAGTCCGTGGAAACATACGTCTGAAAATGTATTTTATGTAATTTATAATAAGAAAATCTTCTACATTGGCAGCATTCGGATTTCAAATGAATTAGGGGCTGGAAATCCAAAGGCTGCTCGGAGGACTGTCTGGGTAGTTATGGTTCTTGGAGTCACAGAGGTGAGCATTTCTGCAGCAGTACTTTTCTCCCTTCGCTATGTTCTGGGACGTGCATTTGTGAGCGATAAGCAAATAGTGGAGTATGTGAGGAGGATGACTCCATTTGTATGTCTCACCATGATCCTGGACAACTTTCAATCAATACTTTCTG GAGTTGCCAGAGGAACCGGGTGGCAGACTCTGGGGGCTTGTGTTAATCTCGGTTCTTATTATGTAGTTGGAATTCCAGTGGCTATATTATTGGGTTTTCAGGCACATTTGAAGGCCAAGGGTCTTTGGATTGGTATAGTAGCTGGAGCACTGGTGCAAAGTATTCTGCTAGCTATTATAACATGTTTTACAGATTGGAAAAAAGAG GTGGATAAAACACGGGAAAGGGTGGTTGATTTGAAAGTGAACGTAAACGAGAGAGGAAGAGTCTTGCCGTCAGGCTCACTGCAAGTGGAAGAGATGACCAGTTTCTGA